The following are from one region of the Gloeomargarita lithophora Alchichica-D10 genome:
- the clcA gene encoding H(+)/Cl(-) exchange transporter ClcA, whose translation MTLPESYRPGVVLGAALITGIMVGLVGGGFRQAVSWGTQTRFDLLAALGHSSGGQLGLALGVSVVMVLAGFWLMRWLAPETGGSGIPQIEGFLAGKLPLRSGRVLPVKFVAGWLMLVSGMVLGREGPTIQMGGSMGHLTSRWGQLSQEESRVLVAAGAAAGLTAAFNAPLAGILFVLEEMRPRFQNDTRAYQGITLACVMVMVVVQALGWNETVLPVKIYGAPPWVSLWVFALTGAALGVIGYVFNRGLVLALDILGQSGRRFFSLQAVIFGGLVGVLGYIYQPSLGSNEHLYHPLISGGEQVILWSLDRLAAVPEIWGLFLLRLVMTLLCYGSGAPGGIFAPLLAIATLFSQGLGREVYALFPQWLPEPGILTIAGMGGLVAATVRAPLTAIVLTLEITGNYQLILPLLVTCLTATLTAQYLGGEPIYEVLLARMLGQNRAH comes from the coding sequence ATGACCCTGCCTGAATCCTATCGCCCTGGGGTGGTGCTGGGGGCGGCACTAATAACGGGGATAATGGTGGGCTTGGTGGGGGGTGGCTTCCGCCAGGCGGTGAGTTGGGGTACCCAGACTCGTTTCGACCTATTGGCCGCCCTGGGTCACAGTTCTGGGGGGCAACTGGGACTGGCACTGGGGGTTTCGGTGGTGATGGTGCTGGCGGGGTTTTGGTTGATGCGCTGGTTGGCACCGGAAACGGGGGGCAGTGGCATTCCCCAAATTGAGGGTTTTTTGGCGGGCAAGTTACCTCTGCGGAGTGGCCGGGTTTTGCCGGTGAAATTTGTGGCGGGCTGGCTAATGTTGGTCAGTGGCATGGTCTTGGGGCGGGAGGGGCCGACGATTCAGATGGGGGGGAGTATGGGGCACCTGACCAGCCGTTGGGGGCAGTTGTCTCAGGAAGAATCGCGGGTGTTGGTGGCGGCGGGGGCGGCGGCGGGGTTGACGGCGGCGTTTAATGCGCCTTTGGCGGGGATTTTGTTTGTCCTAGAAGAAATGCGTCCCCGGTTTCAGAACGACACCCGGGCGTACCAGGGGATCACCTTGGCCTGTGTGATGGTGATGGTGGTGGTGCAGGCGTTGGGCTGGAATGAGACGGTTTTACCCGTGAAAATCTATGGGGCGCCGCCTTGGGTGTCTTTGTGGGTGTTTGCCCTGACCGGGGCGGCTCTGGGGGTGATTGGCTATGTTTTCAATCGGGGGTTGGTATTGGCTTTAGATATATTGGGGCAGTCGGGGCGGCGATTTTTCTCGCTCCAGGCGGTTATATTTGGCGGACTGGTGGGGGTTTTGGGGTATATTTACCAACCCAGCTTGGGTAGTAATGAGCATTTGTACCACCCCTTGATCAGCGGCGGGGAACAGGTAATTCTCTGGTCGCTGGATCGTTTGGCGGCGGTGCCGGAAATTTGGGGTTTGTTTCTCTTGCGTTTGGTAATGACTTTGCTGTGTTATGGGTCGGGGGCACCGGGGGGGATTTTTGCGCCCCTGTTGGCGATTGCCACCCTATTTAGCCAGGGTTTGGGACGGGAGGTGTATGCGCTGTTCCCCCAATGGCTACCGGAACCGGGCATATTGACCATTGCCGGGATGGGGGGCTTGGTGGCGGCGACCGTGCGGGCACCGTTGACGGCGATTGTTTTAACTTTGGAAATCACGGGAAATTATCAACTGATCCTGCCGTTGTTGGTAACTTGTCTCACGGCGACTTTGACGGCGCAATATCTGGGGGGTGAACCCATTTATGAAGTATTATTGGCTCGGATGTTGGGACAAAATCGGGCACATTAG
- a CDS encoding cellulose biosynthesis cyclic di-GMP-binding regulatory protein BcsB — MGRSWWLVGLGCGWLLGGAMPGLSQPARTVQKIPFRNLGFTRPVVLRGASPEFGVSIPLFSRTLEPAQSFVQLELAPSPVLKPSSTVRISLNGRPERVIQVKDLLPQKSIKIPLRLPPPGERFIAVGVESFLQITPDFCEDVASGNLFLTVGENSFFQVVQTEQDTPISYWFRPTYNRVVLVVPESMDVPTTQAALWMYSLLNYRFRESRVPIGWVAGKLESLKLDQNTEAAVVLHQDEKAPNIQRQGHILRVRAQPQVVQSLAQAEPAFMAPGVQVVASDPAAPRRLRDRRLFTELGWNETVKTGLGNQSFRLTFDLAQLGGRPQDLSLALRSRFSQASTDDAGALSAQIFLNGTFINSLNVGTQTQLNTTLALPESRLQRSNNLDVVFAVAQRDCRSPRPVTVQVLGASYLDWNGYQRPQGNFDDVPQDFLGAGQVVVAVDNPAVVAGTAQVLGMLSRSGGRPLLPELLPAAEVKNWANLPQRPQWRLLGTEPGVRLNSPIRLGQSFEIINPINQRTLLQAEPGASIGLLQAFSHQGVPTLWLSWWGEQPQVVAQTGAVLADPVASLVNQLQGNVVTVTPQGSFDYWNLTGDTLRVRYPNELNWWLLFRRYRWVLLGLFLVIGGILAWRLYQKLGRQAQAPTPPTS; from the coding sequence GTGGGGCGTTCCTGGTGGCTGGTGGGTTTAGGTTGTGGTTGGTTGCTGGGTGGGGCAATGCCAGGGCTGAGTCAACCGGCACGCACGGTGCAAAAAATTCCCTTTCGGAATTTGGGCTTTACTCGCCCGGTGGTGTTGCGGGGAGCCAGCCCGGAATTTGGGGTAAGTATTCCCCTATTTAGCCGCACTCTGGAACCGGCACAGAGTTTTGTGCAATTAGAACTTGCTCCTTCGCCGGTGTTGAAACCCAGTTCTACGGTGCGGATTTCCCTCAATGGTCGCCCGGAGCGGGTGATCCAGGTGAAGGATTTATTGCCGCAAAAAAGTATAAAAATTCCCTTGCGTTTGCCGCCGCCGGGGGAGCGGTTTATTGCGGTGGGGGTGGAAAGTTTTTTGCAAATTACCCCGGATTTTTGTGAGGATGTGGCCTCCGGGAATTTGTTTTTGACCGTGGGGGAAAATAGCTTTTTCCAAGTCGTGCAAACGGAACAGGATACGCCGATTAGTTATTGGTTTCGTCCCACCTATAACCGGGTGGTGCTGGTGGTTCCAGAATCAATGGATGTGCCAACGACGCAGGCGGCGCTCTGGATGTACAGCCTGTTGAATTATCGCTTTCGGGAGTCGCGGGTGCCAATTGGTTGGGTTGCGGGCAAACTGGAATCCCTAAAGTTGGATCAGAACACGGAAGCCGCTGTGGTGTTGCACCAGGACGAAAAAGCTCCCAATATCCAACGCCAGGGGCATATCCTCCGGGTACGGGCGCAACCCCAAGTGGTGCAGTCCTTAGCCCAGGCGGAACCGGCGTTTATGGCACCGGGGGTACAGGTGGTGGCCTCTGACCCGGCGGCACCCCGGCGTTTGCGGGATCGGCGTTTATTCACAGAATTGGGCTGGAATGAAACGGTGAAAACCGGCTTGGGGAATCAAAGTTTTCGCTTGACCTTTGATTTAGCCCAGTTGGGAGGCCGCCCCCAGGATTTGTCCCTAGCGTTGCGCTCCCGGTTCAGCCAGGCCAGTACCGATGATGCGGGAGCGTTGAGTGCCCAGATTTTTCTCAACGGCACGTTCATCAATAGTTTGAATGTGGGCACCCAGACCCAACTAAATACCACTCTGGCGTTGCCGGAGTCCCGCCTACAACGCAGTAATAATCTGGACGTGGTATTCGCGGTGGCGCAACGGGATTGCCGTTCCCCCCGCCCGGTGACGGTGCAGGTGTTGGGTGCGTCCTACCTGGATTGGAATGGCTACCAGCGACCCCAGGGAAATTTTGATGACGTGCCCCAGGATTTTTTGGGGGCGGGGCAGGTGGTGGTGGCGGTGGATAATCCGGCAGTGGTGGCGGGGACGGCGCAGGTGTTGGGGATGCTCAGCCGCAGTGGGGGACGGCCCTTATTGCCAGAACTATTGCCCGCCGCCGAGGTGAAAAATTGGGCAAACTTACCCCAGCGTCCCCAGTGGCGGTTGCTAGGTACTGAGCCGGGGGTGCGCCTGAATAGCCCGATCCGGTTGGGGCAAAGTTTTGAAATCATTAACCCCATTAACCAAAGGACACTTTTGCAGGCCGAACCGGGGGCAAGCATTGGGTTACTGCAAGCGTTTTCTCACCAGGGGGTACCGACCCTCTGGCTGTCCTGGTGGGGGGAGCAGCCCCAAGTTGTAGCGCAAACGGGAGCAGTTTTGGCTGACCCGGTGGCGAGTTTGGTGAATCAATTGCAGGGTAATGTGGTTACGGTTACGCCCCAGGGTAGTTTTGACTATTGGAATCTCACGGGAGATACCTTGCGGGTGCGCTATCCCAATGAGCTAAATTGGTGGTTATTATTCCGCCGCTATCGGTGGGTTTTACTCGGATTGTTTTTAGTCATTGGCGGTATTTTGGCCTGGCGATTGTACCAAAAATTAGGCCGTCAAGCCCAAGCCCCCACCCCTCCCACCTCCTAA